A DNA window from Ornithobacterium rhinotracheale DSM 15997 contains the following coding sequences:
- a CDS encoding urease accessory protein UreF has product MQTSFLGSLLHLSDPTLPIGGYTHSNGLETYVQKKIVKDAQSAETFVVNMLKHNMKYNDGAFVRFAYEAASRNDLAQILALDKECTALKCPKEIREASQKLGIRVIKIFIRQKSFELINEYQKAVKNKKADTNYSVVFGLFSYLLQIPLREALFAFYYNAAIGMITNAVKLVPLGQLEGQDILFRLQPILQEVTEETLQIMQEEIGLCNPAFDIRCMQHERLYSRLYMS; this is encoded by the coding sequence ATGCAAACATCTTTTTTAGGAAGTTTATTACACTTATCAGATCCCACTTTACCCATCGGGGGCTATACCCATTCAAATGGGCTAGAGACCTATGTTCAGAAAAAAATAGTGAAAGATGCGCAATCTGCAGAGACCTTTGTGGTGAATATGCTTAAACATAACATGAAGTATAACGATGGTGCCTTTGTGAGATTTGCTTACGAGGCAGCCAGTCGCAATGATTTAGCGCAAATTTTGGCACTAGACAAAGAATGTACTGCATTAAAATGCCCAAAAGAAATCAGAGAAGCAAGTCAAAAACTAGGGATAAGAGTAATAAAAATCTTCATAAGACAAAAAAGTTTTGAATTAATCAATGAGTATCAAAAAGCTGTGAAAAATAAAAAAGCAGATACCAATTATAGCGTAGTATTTGGGCTCTTTTCATACTTATTGCAAATTCCATTGAGAGAGGCACTTTTTGCTTTCTATTACAACGCAGCCATTGGTATGATAACCAATGCCGTGAAACTGGTGCCTCTAGGGCAATTGGAAGGGCAAGATATACTTTTTAGGCTCCAGCCCATTTTGCAGGAAGTAACAGAGGAAACGCTCCAAATCATGCAAGAAGAAATCGGGCTATGCAATCCAGCATTTGATATCAGATGCATGCAGCATGAGCGTTTATATTCAAGACTTTATATGTCATAA
- the ureG gene encoding urease accessory protein UreG encodes MNSERKYIKVGVAGPVGSGKTALLERLSRQLYGTYNLGVITNDIYTKEDAEFMAKNSLLPQDRIIGVETGGCPHTAIREDASMNLEAVDELVERFPDIELILIESGGDNLSATFSPDLADVTIFIIDVAEGEKIPRKGGPGITRSDLLVINKIDLAPHVGASLEVMERDARRMRGGAPFVFTNLKTDEGLQSVIGWIKKYALLEEVEEPNLVR; translated from the coding sequence ATGAATTCAGAAAGAAAATATATAAAAGTAGGAGTGGCAGGACCAGTAGGTTCTGGGAAAACTGCACTTCTAGAAAGATTAAGCCGACAACTTTATGGTACCTATAATCTTGGCGTTATCACCAATGATATTTATACCAAAGAAGATGCAGAATTTATGGCAAAAAATAGTTTGTTGCCACAAGATAGAATCATAGGAGTAGAAACAGGAGGTTGCCCTCACACTGCGATCCGCGAAGATGCGAGTATGAACCTAGAGGCAGTAGACGAGCTTGTAGAACGCTTCCCAGACATAGAATTGATTTTAATTGAAAGTGGTGGGGATAACTTATCAGCCACCTTCAGTCCAGACTTGGCAGATGTTACCATTTTTATCATCGATGTGGCAGAGGGCGAAAAAATCCCAAGAAAAGGAGGACCTGGAATCACTCGTTCAGACCTGTTGGTAATCAATAAAATAGATTTGGCGCCACATGTGGGAGCAAGCCTAGAAGTAATGGAGCGCGACGCTAGAAGAATGCGTGGTGGAGCCCCATTTGTGTTTACCAACTTAAAAACAGATGAAGGGCTACAGTCAGTCATCGGTTGGATTAAAAAATATGCACTCTTAGAAGAAGTAGAAGAACCCAATCTTGTGAGATAA
- a CDS encoding urease accessory protein UreD has protein sequence MDCKLHIQAGFKNEKSYLKDVFLTRPFRLVPVGQRKNDNKLYAMIMSSSPGILSGDHYDLKIDLDAKTNLQIQSQSYQRLFNMDGEASQTMQVEVGDESFFSYVPHPIVPHENSTFKSKTSVKMGEKSRVILSEIITCGRKHHGELFKFKHFQNLMEIKYQDQLVLKDNVILKPQQIPISSIGILEEFTHQGTLVYYSTDKDENIAEWVEKIYEKANDNNLLEFGISAMQEGGFVFRALGQGGEAMYNFFLEIQDLIWEKN, from the coding sequence ATGGATTGTAAACTACATATACAAGCAGGCTTTAAAAATGAAAAATCTTACCTAAAAGATGTGTTTTTAACGCGTCCTTTTAGGTTAGTTCCCGTGGGGCAGCGAAAAAATGACAATAAACTTTATGCCATGATTATGAGCTCTTCGCCAGGAATATTAAGCGGAGACCATTATGACTTAAAGATTGATCTAGACGCCAAAACCAATTTGCAAATCCAGTCTCAGTCCTATCAAAGATTATTTAACATGGACGGAGAAGCAAGCCAAACGATGCAGGTAGAAGTGGGCGATGAGTCGTTTTTTTCCTATGTTCCGCATCCTATTGTGCCACACGAAAATTCAACATTTAAAAGCAAAACAAGCGTGAAAATGGGCGAGAAAAGCCGTGTGATTTTAAGCGAAATCATTACTTGTGGAAGAAAACACCACGGGGAGCTTTTTAAATTCAAGCATTTTCAAAACTTAATGGAAATTAAATACCAAGATCAGCTAGTGCTGAAGGATAATGTGATTTTAAAACCTCAGCAAATTCCAATCAGTAGCATCGGGATTTTGGAGGAATTTACTCACCAAGGCACGCTAGTATATTACTCAACCGATAAAGACGAAAACATTGCTGAATGGGTAGAGAAAATTTATGAAAAGGCAAATGATAATAATTTATTAGAATTTGGAATTTCAGCGATGCAAGAAGGCGGTTTTGTATTCAGAGCCTTGGGGCAAGGAGGAGAAGCTATGTATAATTTCTTTTTAGAAATACAAGATTTAATCTGGGAAAAAAATTAA
- a CDS encoding urea transporter: MNLLKKEALVTQVLKGIGQIMLQENSLTGLLFLIGIFLGSWQMGVGGLLATLAGTLVARFLKYPAEEINQGLYGFSAALVGVALTFMFQSQVIIWVLVVLGGGLATVVQHFFIRKNIPVFTLPFIIITWCIVFLLHRFTDIPPSDVLSADIKIDDLDDFATSINGFGEVIFQGGFWSGVLFFAAVFISKPAAALYGLFASLLGAALSHHYGESMEQIHMGLFGFNVVLSAIVFAGFKKIDGFWVLVAILLTWFIDIALVESNALDIFGGVLTFPFVAGTWITLIIKKYLDPVLSKITFDF, translated from the coding sequence ATGAATTTATTAAAAAAAGAAGCTCTAGTTACTCAAGTTTTAAAAGGTATAGGGCAAATCATGTTGCAAGAAAATAGCCTCACAGGATTATTATTCTTGATCGGAATATTTTTAGGAAGTTGGCAAATGGGCGTAGGCGGACTTTTGGCTACCTTGGCAGGAACTTTAGTGGCAAGATTTTTAAAGTACCCTGCCGAAGAAATCAATCAGGGATTGTATGGGTTCAGTGCCGCATTGGTGGGCGTTGCATTGACTTTTATGTTTCAATCTCAGGTGATTATTTGGGTTTTAGTCGTTTTGGGAGGAGGCTTGGCTACCGTTGTGCAGCATTTTTTTATAAGAAAAAATATTCCTGTTTTCACACTTCCATTCATCATCATCACATGGTGTATAGTTTTCTTATTACACAGATTTACAGACATTCCGCCATCAGATGTTTTGTCGGCAGATATTAAAATCGATGATTTAGATGATTTTGCCACATCAATCAATGGATTTGGCGAAGTGATTTTTCAAGGAGGTTTTTGGTCTGGCGTTTTATTCTTTGCGGCAGTATTCATTAGCAAGCCAGCCGCAGCATTATATGGCTTATTTGCCTCATTGCTGGGGGCGGCACTTTCGCACCATTATGGCGAGAGCATGGAGCAAATCCATATGGGATTATTTGGATTCAATGTTGTGCTTTCAGCCATTGTATTTGCAGGATTTAAGAAAATAGACGGATTCTGGGTTTTGGTAGCCATTTTATTGACATGGTTTATAGACATAGCCCTAGTCGAGAGCAATGCTCTAGACATTTTTGGAGGCGTGCTCACCTTCCCATTTGTTGCAGGCACATGGATTACATTAATCATTAAAAAATATTTAGATCCAGTTTTATCAAAAATTACATTTGATTTCTAA
- a CDS encoding TonB-dependent receptor, translated as MNKKRILLSVLGLIGLNSVIKAQETQAKFENDTIHDNKMVHLNDLKVTSSDFIKNITKIDLNKVPVNTAQDLLRKVPGLFIAQHAGGGKAEQLFLRGFDSDHGTDVAVYADGMPVNIVSHAHGQGYADLHFVIPETIDYIDFGKGSYYVDRGDFNTAGYVDFKTLNSIDQSMVKVEGGSFNTKRLYTQLNLLHNHQDRKYAYAAAEYNYTDGPFDVKQNFNRVNLFLKYNQWFNNKQYVNLQLSSFNADWNASGQIPTRAVEQKIIGRFGSIDPTEGGNTSRINALLQYKNILSDTERFESNLWYSKYAFNLFSNFTFYKEDKNKGDEIQQTDDRNIYGGESKYIKNLDFGNSHAIWTSGVGFRFDNIGKLQLNRVFQRDELLGRLSDVKGTESNLHAYTSFRYKTGKFTINPILRVDHFMFNLQNLLKGTNPELGNLDKELPIDKSEEATRVSPKLDMSYELSPNALWFLKTGMGFHSNDARVVIAQNGKEILPYSLGADFGVRLRPLQNLIITPTLWYTYLQQEFVYVGDEAVVEPSGKTRRLGADLSVRYQPTENLYFNADVSYAHARSIDDPKGEDYIPLAPIWVSTGGIGWNFLNGFSANLQYRFMGENPANEDNTIKTKSYFVNDLLLNYNKERWGVNLQIQNLFNVEWNEAQFATETQLRGEAQPITDLAYTPGTPFFMKLGVSFKF; from the coding sequence ATGAACAAAAAAAGAATTTTATTAAGCGTTTTAGGGCTTATTGGGCTAAACTCAGTCATAAAGGCTCAAGAAACCCAAGCTAAATTTGAAAATGATACCATTCATGATAATAAAATGGTGCATTTGAATGATTTAAAAGTAACAAGTAGTGATTTTATCAAAAACATTACAAAAATAGATTTAAACAAAGTTCCCGTAAACACAGCACAGGATTTACTTAGAAAAGTGCCAGGTTTATTCATCGCTCAGCATGCTGGCGGGGGGAAGGCAGAACAGCTTTTCTTGAGAGGTTTTGACTCCGACCACGGGACAGATGTAGCCGTTTATGCAGACGGAATGCCTGTGAACATCGTATCTCATGCTCATGGGCAAGGTTATGCAGATTTGCACTTTGTGATTCCAGAAACAATTGATTACATCGATTTCGGCAAAGGAAGTTATTACGTAGACAGAGGAGACTTCAACACCGCAGGATATGTTGATTTTAAGACTTTAAACTCAATCGATCAATCCATGGTGAAAGTTGAAGGCGGAAGCTTTAATACCAAAAGACTTTACACTCAATTAAACCTTTTGCACAATCATCAAGATAGAAAGTATGCTTATGCCGCAGCGGAATATAATTATACCGATGGGCCTTTTGATGTGAAACAAAACTTTAACCGAGTAAATTTATTCTTGAAATACAACCAATGGTTTAATAATAAGCAATATGTAAATTTACAATTATCATCATTTAATGCCGATTGGAACGCGTCTGGGCAAATCCCAACACGCGCCGTGGAGCAGAAAATCATAGGTAGATTCGGCAGTATAGACCCTACCGAGGGAGGGAACACTTCGAGAATCAACGCCTTGCTTCAATACAAAAACATCTTGAGCGATACCGAGAGATTTGAAAGTAATTTATGGTATAGCAAATACGCCTTTAATCTGTTTTCAAACTTTACATTCTATAAAGAAGACAAAAATAAAGGCGACGAAATTCAGCAGACAGATGATAGAAATATCTATGGCGGAGAAAGTAAATACATCAAAAATTTAGATTTTGGTAATTCTCACGCAATATGGACATCGGGCGTAGGCTTTAGATTCGACAATATTGGGAAATTACAACTCAACAGAGTGTTTCAGCGAGATGAATTGCTCGGAAGATTATCAGATGTTAAAGGTACAGAATCTAATCTGCATGCTTATACAAGCTTTAGATACAAAACAGGAAAATTTACAATCAATCCAATTTTAAGGGTAGATCATTTCATGTTCAATCTTCAAAATTTATTGAAAGGAACAAATCCAGAATTAGGAAATTTAGACAAAGAATTGCCTATCGACAAATCAGAAGAAGCTACTCGAGTGAGCCCTAAATTAGACATGTCTTATGAGCTAAGCCCAAATGCGTTGTGGTTCTTAAAAACAGGCATGGGATTCCACTCAAACGATGCTAGAGTAGTGATTGCTCAAAATGGTAAAGAAATTTTACCATACTCATTGGGGGCAGATTTTGGAGTGAGATTAAGACCATTGCAAAACTTGATCATAACCCCTACTTTGTGGTACACATATTTGCAACAAGAGTTTGTGTATGTAGGAGACGAGGCAGTGGTAGAGCCATCTGGCAAAACAAGAAGACTGGGAGCAGATTTGAGTGTGAGATATCAACCAACCGAGAATTTATACTTTAATGCAGATGTGAGCTATGCACACGCTCGCTCTATCGACGATCCTAAGGGCGAAGACTACATTCCGCTAGCACCAATTTGGGTGAGCACTGGAGGAATCGGTTGGAACTTCCTAAACGGTTTTTCAGCCAATTTACAATACCGCTTTATGGGAGAAAATCCAGCAAATGAAGATAATACAATCAAAACCAAATCTTATTTTGTAAATGATTTATTGCTAAATTATAACAAAGAAAGATGGGGCGTGAACTTGCAAATTCAAAACTTGTTCAATGTAGAATGGAACGAAGCGCAGTTTGCCACAGAAACTCAGCTTAGAGGAGAAGCCCAGCCTATCACCGACTTGGCGTATACTCCTGGTACACCATTCTTTATGAAATTAGGAGTTTCATTCAAATTTTAA
- a CDS encoding AraC family transcriptional regulator — translation MSEENSIKILSNTEYKKSFLPDVSDLILNNKSSIQLYRLESYLRNILIPVTPYRTTFNFVLFVKKGRLKQYLDGEEYVVNEGEFLYIKQGSITATLEITKDIEGYFLLFENEIFTSPHFTIKHPNLFFISPYFSSENLGFESFIKVLKLMEYELFVNQYQDNEIVLSMLRAVLLKMIEQGNQNPTKVSRSLEITLKFRNLLHENHKQEKKVSFYADHLHLTENYLNKCLKEVTGKTPKQWINEIDIDYSKTLLQTGKSISEIAYELNFQTPSHFSQVFKKLIGISPTDFRLKLQNNK, via the coding sequence ATGAGCGAAGAAAATTCAATCAAAATATTATCCAACACAGAATACAAAAAATCTTTTCTGCCCGATGTATCAGATTTAATTTTAAATAATAAATCATCGATACAACTATATCGGTTAGAATCCTATTTGCGCAATATTCTCATTCCCGTAACGCCCTATCGCACCACATTTAACTTTGTATTATTTGTGAAAAAAGGAAGGCTTAAACAATATTTAGACGGCGAGGAATATGTAGTGAACGAAGGAGAATTTTTGTACATAAAGCAAGGCTCCATCACAGCCACTTTAGAAATCACCAAGGATATAGAGGGGTATTTTTTATTGTTTGAAAACGAAATATTTACTTCGCCTCACTTTACGATAAAACACCCCAATTTATTTTTCATTTCCCCTTATTTTAGTTCAGAGAATTTAGGATTCGAAAGTTTTATCAAGGTTTTAAAACTGATGGAATACGAACTCTTTGTGAATCAATATCAAGACAATGAGATTGTGCTATCTATGCTGAGAGCCGTTTTATTGAAAATGATAGAGCAGGGAAATCAAAACCCTACCAAAGTGAGCCGATCTCTTGAAATTACATTAAAATTTAGAAACCTCTTGCACGAAAATCATAAGCAAGAAAAAAAAGTGAGTTTTTATGCAGATCATCTCCATTTAACAGAGAATTATTTAAACAAATGTCTAAAAGAAGTAACGGGAAAAACACCCAAGCAATGGATCAATGAGATAGACATAGATTACAGCAAAACACTTCTCCAGACGGGCAAATCAATATCTGAAATTGCCTACGAATTGAATTTTCAAACCCCTTCGCATTTCTCTCAAGTTTTTAAAAAACTTATAGGCATTTCGCCCACAGATTTTAGATTAAAATTACAGAATAATAAGTAA
- a CDS encoding HmuY family protein — protein sequence MKKSILAIAGALVMFSCSSSDDDNGKKVVDGNAGVVEVQTSAKSYDKWTYYSIEQGKEVAIENPKESLAWDIAFHRGDVKLNGGASGKGKGEAIKLTTTDFATVTEAPAEGYVKDVKANILSYNIKTHQMTPLPDGSKNNQLVWLNIDTSTPPPKYTLYKNVFVIKTANGKYAKIQFLNYIGDNKEKIVATWKYFYQANGSRKLVK from the coding sequence ATGAAAAAATCAATTTTAGCAATTGCAGGAGCATTGGTAATGTTTTCCTGCAGCAGTTCAGACGACGACAATGGCAAAAAAGTCGTAGATGGCAATGCAGGTGTTGTAGAAGTGCAAACCAGTGCAAAATCTTATGACAAATGGACATACTATTCCATCGAGCAAGGAAAGGAAGTAGCCATCGAAAATCCAAAAGAATCCCTAGCTTGGGATATAGCCTTTCACCGTGGAGATGTAAAATTAAATGGGGGAGCATCTGGAAAAGGTAAAGGAGAGGCTATTAAGCTAACGACTACGGACTTTGCAACAGTGACAGAGGCACCTGCCGAGGGTTATGTAAAAGATGTTAAGGCAAATATTTTATCTTACAACATCAAAACTCACCAAATGACTCCACTGCCAGATGGCTCTAAAAACAATCAACTTGTTTGGCTTAATATAGATACCTCTACTCCGCCGCCAAAATACACATTGTACAAAAATGTATTTGTGATAAAAACAGCAAACGGAAAATATGCCAAAATCCAATTTTTGAATTATATAGGAGATAATAAAGAAAAAATTGTGGCTACTTGGAAATACTTTTACCAAGCTAATGGCTCAAGAAAATTAGTGAAATAA
- a CDS encoding TonB-dependent receptor plug domain-containing protein, with product MFTKKFLLFFIVLCGLSLEAQCPHNFIVKTEEGKEIHDFWVTYQGETFKCSQGDSIFYPEKGTKLKFKKEGFSGKTVEVSGEKQWVVLQGKEQEYSLNPMVITGTRMPKPLSKSAIYTRVITSKQINATGNVDLEGVLTQEIPYISFTNHAGEPNIKFHGLGGNSVLVLVNGERLAGETRNNVDYNQINLNDIDRIEVLQGASSTLYGSGAVGGVINIITKKPFRGFNLGLSSLYNSQKQSKNNLNLSYSNEKLSTKTIFNYDFWAEKEFKDSELAFRTYENGEIEKDKTLNTTFAPEQFFWKVGQIVGYKFNENLEASVDVSHFFKDRKSTGAEKSIFKNTFSDNAGVLRVNYRRNHWEHQFSYNINTYQKREVFLKKDSISDHYNSSIFNAKYAVNYKKDKIGVLSGAEFFSQRLKTYMFQENGTKRVHSYSFFSQLDWQLGKNAFLLAGARLESHQFYGTAFTPKIAFKHNIYRNISARWNFSTGFRSPSLKELYTDWDHLGMFRIIGSTDLKPEHSKHYMLTIEQNGKKFYNAINFFKTDIKDKLGLRYKNAHQDTLQYQNFEKQNVWGIDFMSKISVLKNVNINLGYGYTKDEMKINGKNASDTRPHAFNYSVEYQTKLSPSLATSVSCNGNYYSGIKFWVKDNYNKFFYQDYPAYYVMGLNATLKYKKYARLNLGVRNMLNYKPKNYNFYNPMIDGALYYISINLNN from the coding sequence ATGTTTACCAAAAAGTTTCTTCTATTTTTCATAGTATTATGCGGGCTAAGCCTAGAGGCACAATGCCCGCATAATTTTATCGTAAAGACAGAGGAGGGCAAAGAGATACATGATTTTTGGGTAACTTATCAAGGAGAAACCTTTAAATGCTCCCAAGGCGATTCCATTTTTTATCCCGAAAAAGGCACTAAATTAAAATTTAAAAAAGAAGGTTTTTCGGGCAAAACAGTAGAAGTTTCTGGAGAAAAACAATGGGTGGTATTGCAAGGCAAGGAGCAAGAATATTCACTCAATCCCATGGTGATTACTGGCACTAGAATGCCTAAGCCATTGAGCAAATCTGCCATCTATACCAGAGTTATAACCTCAAAGCAGATCAATGCGACGGGAAATGTGGATTTGGAAGGAGTGCTCACGCAGGAAATTCCCTACATAAGTTTTACAAATCATGCAGGAGAGCCCAATATAAAGTTTCACGGGCTGGGCGGAAACTCTGTGCTCGTGCTCGTAAACGGAGAGCGACTAGCTGGCGAAACGAGAAATAATGTGGACTATAACCAAATAAATCTAAACGATATAGATAGAATCGAAGTTTTGCAAGGAGCTTCCTCCACTTTGTATGGTTCTGGAGCCGTGGGCGGAGTAATAAATATCATTACCAAAAAGCCGTTTAGAGGATTCAATCTAGGTTTGTCGAGTCTTTATAATTCCCAGAAACAGTCTAAAAACAATTTGAATCTCTCGTATTCAAACGAAAAATTAAGTACAAAAACAATATTTAATTATGATTTTTGGGCAGAAAAGGAATTTAAAGATTCAGAGCTAGCTTTTAGAACTTATGAAAATGGCGAAATCGAAAAAGATAAAACGCTCAATACAACATTTGCACCCGAGCAATTCTTCTGGAAAGTGGGGCAAATTGTAGGGTATAAATTCAATGAAAATCTAGAGGCGAGTGTAGATGTTTCGCATTTTTTCAAAGATAGAAAAAGCACAGGGGCAGAAAAAAGTATTTTTAAAAATACCTTTAGCGATAATGCAGGAGTGCTACGAGTAAACTATCGCCGAAATCATTGGGAACATCAGTTTAGTTATAATATAAATACCTACCAGAAAAGGGAAGTTTTTCTAAAGAAAGATAGCATAAGCGATCATTACAACAGTAGTATCTTCAATGCCAAATACGCCGTGAATTACAAAAAAGACAAAATCGGGGTGCTGAGCGGTGCCGAGTTTTTCTCCCAAAGGTTGAAAACCTACATGTTTCAAGAAAATGGAACCAAACGAGTGCATTCGTATAGCTTCTTCAGTCAGTTGGATTGGCAACTGGGCAAAAACGCCTTTTTGCTGGCGGGAGCAAGGCTAGAGTCTCACCAATTTTACGGAACGGCATTTACGCCCAAAATTGCCTTTAAACATAATATTTATAGAAACATAAGTGCACGCTGGAACTTTTCCACAGGATTTCGTTCGCCGAGTCTCAAGGAGCTTTACACCGATTGGGATCATTTAGGCATGTTTAGAATCATAGGCTCTACGGATTTAAAGCCAGAGCACAGCAAGCACTATATGCTCACAATTGAGCAGAATGGCAAAAAGTTTTACAACGCCATCAATTTCTTTAAAACAGATATTAAAGACAAATTAGGCTTAAGGTATAAAAATGCGCACCAAGATACGCTGCAATATCAAAACTTTGAAAAGCAAAATGTTTGGGGAATAGATTTTATGTCTAAAATTTCTGTGCTTAAAAATGTAAACATCAATCTAGGCTACGGATACACCAAAGATGAAATGAAAATAAACGGCAAAAACGCCTCAGACACGCGCCCGCATGCATTCAATTACAGCGTGGAGTATCAGACCAAACTTAGTCCAAGTCTAGCCACATCAGTTTCGTGCAATGGAAATTATTACAGCGGAATCAAGTTTTGGGTAAAGGATAATTACAATAAATTCTTTTATCAAGATTATCCCGCCTACTATGTTATGGGGCTTAATGCGACATTAAAATATAAAAAATATGCCCGCTTAAACTTAGGCGTGCGAAATATGCTCAATTATAAACCTAAAAATTACAATTTCTACAATCCCATGATCGATGGGGCATTGTACTATATAAGTATAAACTTAAACAACTAA
- a CDS encoding sirohydrochlorin chelatase: MKRIKNYILLCSTLLLTLACSKKQENATTSENDGQKKIAVLLVSHGSHSETWRNALLHLEKNTKQEILKDTPAQAVETAFMEYNEPSIATRLKEFDKEGYTDVLIVPVFLTVSPHSFEDIPTIVGLKESPSSMETLKIENIERYPAKAKVHIAPLLDFSNILEKNVLRRVKALSTQPAEEGVTLVGYGDKDYEAEWSNLFKKIGESIKDSLGITDLNYAWCGHIAGYSSEPTQRAIEEILKQKKRDIVIPVLVAHDENFQVKIIGGAIDKVADNKEKVGYKPDAILPDKNVENWIVDITKQYVDKINKGEN, encoded by the coding sequence ATGAAAAGAATTAAAAATTACATTTTATTATGCAGCACATTGCTACTCACACTGGCTTGTAGCAAGAAGCAAGAAAATGCCACAACATCTGAGAATGATGGGCAAAAAAAGATTGCCGTTCTACTAGTGAGCCATGGTTCGCACTCAGAAACTTGGCGAAATGCACTACTACATTTAGAAAAAAACACCAAACAAGAAATACTGAAAGACACGCCAGCCCAAGCCGTAGAAACCGCCTTTATGGAATATAACGAGCCCTCAATCGCTACACGCTTGAAGGAATTTGACAAAGAAGGCTATACCGATGTGTTGATTGTGCCCGTGTTCTTAACCGTGAGTCCGCACTCGTTTGAGGATATTCCTACCATCGTGGGGCTTAAAGAAAGTCCTTCGTCTATGGAAACTCTAAAAATTGAAAATATAGAAAGATATCCAGCCAAGGCAAAAGTGCATATAGCTCCGCTTTTAGACTTTAGCAATATTCTTGAGAAAAATGTACTGAGAAGAGTAAAAGCACTCTCTACTCAGCCTGCAGAAGAAGGCGTTACGCTTGTGGGCTATGGCGACAAGGATTATGAGGCAGAATGGAGCAACTTGTTTAAAAAAATAGGAGAAAGCATTAAAGATAGTTTAGGAATTACAGATTTAAACTATGCATGGTGCGGGCACATTGCAGGATATAGCTCAGAGCCTACACAAAGGGCAATAGAAGAGATTTTAAAACAAAAAAAGAGAGATATTGTAATTCCTGTTTTGGTGGCTCACGATGAAAACTTTCAAGTGAAAATCATAGGAGGTGCAATAGACAAAGTGGCAGATAATAAAGAGAAAGTAGGGTATAAACCAGACGCTATTTTGCCAGATAAAAATGTAGAAAATTGGATAGTAGACATCACTAAACAATATGTAGATAAAATCAATAAAGGTGAAAACTAA
- a CDS encoding PepSY-associated TM helix domain-containing protein produces MKTKSRRYKKFIKLNRDYHRDLGYFFSGLVIIYCLSGIAFNHIDDWNPDFILNKKEIQIKQELDKAHFSDKTAHELSQLCGEKEYKLYDFPTPYQVKIYYKDASFHVDFNKKMGVYEQITRRPVFYEANVLHRNNVKAWRWFADIFSVALIIIVVTGLFIASGKNSFKKRGFIFFALGFIPPIVAIIIHYLN; encoded by the coding sequence GTGAAAACTAAAAGCCGTAGATACAAAAAGTTTATAAAACTAAATCGAGATTATCATCGCGACTTGGGATACTTTTTTTCGGGCTTAGTCATTATTTATTGTCTATCGGGCATTGCCTTTAATCATATAGATGATTGGAACCCTGATTTTATTTTAAACAAAAAAGAAATTCAGATAAAACAGGAATTAGACAAGGCACATTTTTCAGACAAGACAGCTCACGAGCTGAGCCAGCTTTGTGGCGAGAAGGAATACAAACTTTATGATTTTCCCACGCCCTATCAAGTGAAAATCTATTATAAAGATGCAAGCTTTCATGTAGATTTTAATAAAAAAATGGGCGTTTATGAGCAGATTACCCGTCGTCCAGTCTTTTATGAAGCCAATGTTTTGCACAGAAACAATGTCAAAGCTTGGCGGTGGTTTGCCGATATATTTTCGGTGGCACTTATCATAATTGTGGTAACGGGCTTGTTCATAGCTTCGGGCAAAAATAGTTTTAAGAAAAGAGGATTCATCTTCTTTGCATTAGGATTCATACCTCCCATTGTGGCGATAATCATTCATTATTTAAATTGA
- the yidD gene encoding membrane protein insertion efficiency factor YidD, whose translation MSRIIQQLLVLPAIGLIKLYQMLISPWLGRNCRFTPTCSQYGIEALKTHGFFYGSYLTIRRIMRCHPWGGSGKDPVPKKEK comes from the coding sequence ATGTCTAGAATCATTCAGCAATTACTTGTTTTGCCCGCCATTGGTTTGATAAAACTTTACCAAATGCTTATTTCGCCATGGCTTGGTCGCAATTGCCGATTCACGCCCACTTGCTCGCAATATGGCATCGAGGCACTGAAAACGCACGGATTTTTCTATGGCAGTTATTTAACCATTAGGAGAATTATGCGCTGCCACCCGTGGGGAGGTAGTGGCAAAGATCCTGTTCCCAAAAAAGAAAAATAA